Proteins encoded within one genomic window of Acidovorax sp. 107:
- a CDS encoding PACE efflux transporter, producing the protein MDKTPTLFGLQGVKRRLIYVTLYELIAIGAATVGLALLTGQGAGHSSVVAVAASAIAIVWNIVFNWAFERWEARQPVRGRSVARRVAHAIGFEGGLVFTLVPLFAWWFGVSLWHAFVMDLGLIVFFLCYTFVFNWVFDHLFGLPASAMAAS; encoded by the coding sequence ATGGACAAGACACCGACTCTTTTTGGCCTGCAAGGCGTCAAGCGCCGCCTGATCTATGTGACCTTGTACGAGCTGATCGCCATTGGCGCCGCCACGGTGGGTCTGGCGCTGCTCACGGGCCAGGGTGCGGGGCATTCGAGCGTGGTGGCGGTGGCGGCCTCGGCAATTGCCATCGTCTGGAACATCGTCTTCAACTGGGCGTTCGAGCGCTGGGAGGCGCGCCAGCCCGTGCGCGGGCGCAGCGTGGCGCGGCGCGTGGCGCACGCCATCGGGTTCGAGGGCGGCCTGGTCTTCACGCTGGTGCCGCTGTTTGCCTGGTGGTTCGGCGTGAGCCTGTGGCACGCGTTCGTGATGGACCTGGGGCTCATCGTGTTCTTCCTTTGCTACACCTTTGTCTTCAACTGGGTGTTTGACCACCTGTTCGGCCTGCCCGCATCGGCCATGGCGGCGTCGTAA
- a CDS encoding zinc ribbon domain-containing protein, with amino-acid sequence MSVTCPACHGDNRDSARCCTTCGAELTTACPQCQARNKPAARFCAQCGHSLVPSTVPTEVAPEPVAVAAPAPAAVPAADAVADPLVEPTFHPTVEPIAASMTESVMAPVIAAASDPVPRQHTEPLATGALPAGASLSTPAAAAPMDFVFDDDEHPHAPRARQRPAGAYALAAVALLAVAGAAGWYLLGRPDAAPATPPAPAVVAPAGVPDTPGVAESAPARAEPVEEIIESERARAAAAAPAPVGAIAAPASGPVPAPAAAEPAFTPVTVPRVADAAPPPGSAKPRPAAPNDDAPWPSAARPAASPADSLARLRGALAQCAAMGNELSRATCLARTRQNFCGDAWGRIPECPPGQ; translated from the coding sequence ATGAGCGTGACATGTCCTGCCTGCCATGGCGACAACCGTGACAGCGCGCGCTGCTGCACCACCTGTGGCGCCGAGCTGACCACCGCCTGCCCGCAATGCCAGGCCCGCAACAAGCCAGCAGCGCGTTTTTGTGCGCAGTGCGGGCACTCGCTGGTGCCGTCGACCGTGCCGACGGAGGTGGCGCCCGAGCCTGTGGCCGTGGCAGCGCCCGCACCGGCCGCCGTGCCTGCGGCCGACGCCGTTGCGGATCCGCTGGTCGAGCCGACTTTCCACCCCACGGTGGAGCCCATTGCCGCGTCGATGACCGAGTCCGTTATGGCCCCCGTGATCGCGGCCGCTTCCGACCCCGTACCCCGACAGCACACCGAGCCCCTCGCCACCGGCGCCCTCCCTGCAGGGGCGTCCCTGTCGACACCCGCAGCCGCAGCGCCGATGGACTTTGTGTTCGATGACGATGAGCACCCCCATGCACCCCGCGCCCGCCAGCGGCCCGCCGGGGCCTATGCGTTGGCGGCGGTGGCGCTGCTGGCCGTGGCGGGCGCTGCGGGCTGGTATCTGCTGGGTCGGCCCGATGCCGCGCCGGCCACGCCCCCGGCCCCTGCCGTGGTGGCGCCGGCAGGCGTGCCGGACACCCCGGGCGTGGCGGAGTCTGCACCCGCCCGCGCCGAGCCGGTGGAAGAAATCATCGAGTCCGAGCGTGCGCGCGCTGCAGCCGCTGCACCGGCGCCGGTCGGCGCCATCGCTGCACCGGCATCGGGGCCGGTGCCTGCGCCAGCGGCGGCCGAACCCGCGTTCACCCCGGTCACTGTGCCCCGCGTGGCCGATGCCGCCCCGCCACCTGGCTCCGCCAAACCGCGCCCCGCAGCACCCAACGACGACGCGCCCTGGCCCTCAGCGGCCCGGCCCGCGGCGTCGCCCGCCGACAGTCTGGCGCGCCTGCGCGGCGCGCTGGCCCAGTGCGCCGCCATGGGCAACGAGCTGTCGCGTGCGACCTGCCTGGCGCGCACGCGGCAGAACTTCTGCGGCGACGCCTGGGGCCGCATCCCCGAGTGCCCGCCGGGCCAATGA
- a CDS encoding PPK2 family polyphosphate kinase: MNHPFHSSNKDVAQRWSQWQPDALQHDDDPQPDGRPERRKAGKHSRTVSLKDFDPSAKPFSLGDKLKDKTVTESLAQELDTLQNLFYADKRYKLLVVLQGTDTAGKDGTIRGVFGRMSALGVHTVGWKAPTEAELAHDYLWRIHQQVPQAGEITVFNRSHYEDVLVPVVNGWITPEQHQQRLAHINDFERMLSETGTVVLKFMLHISADEQRERLQERLDDPTKHWKFSMGDIEARKQWSQYQKAYEMLLAATHTPWAPWTIVPANSKTHRNLMIATLVREVLTGLDLRYPPGDPALQQIRIE; encoded by the coding sequence ATGAACCACCCGTTTCACAGCAGCAACAAAGACGTGGCCCAGCGCTGGTCGCAATGGCAGCCGGACGCCCTGCAGCATGACGACGACCCGCAGCCCGATGGCCGGCCCGAGCGGCGCAAGGCGGGCAAGCACAGTCGCACGGTGTCGCTGAAGGACTTTGATCCGTCGGCCAAACCGTTTTCGCTGGGCGACAAGCTCAAGGACAAGACCGTCACCGAGTCACTCGCGCAGGAGCTGGACACGCTGCAGAACCTGTTTTACGCCGACAAACGCTACAAGCTGCTGGTGGTGCTGCAAGGCACCGACACAGCCGGCAAGGACGGCACGATCCGGGGCGTGTTTGGCCGCATGAGCGCGCTGGGCGTGCACACCGTGGGCTGGAAGGCGCCCACCGAGGCCGAGCTGGCGCACGACTACCTTTGGCGCATTCACCAGCAAGTGCCGCAGGCGGGTGAGATCACGGTATTCAACCGCAGCCACTACGAGGACGTGCTGGTGCCCGTGGTGAATGGCTGGATCACGCCCGAGCAGCACCAGCAGCGCCTGGCGCACATCAACGACTTCGAGCGCATGCTCAGCGAGACTGGCACCGTCGTGCTCAAGTTCATGCTGCACATCAGCGCCGACGAGCAGCGCGAACGCCTGCAGGAGCGCCTGGACGACCCGACCAAGCACTGGAAGTTTTCGATGGGCGACATCGAGGCCCGCAAGCAGTGGAGCCAGTACCAGAAGGCCTATGAGATGCTGCTGGCCGCCACGCACACGCCCTGGGCGCCGTGGACCATCGTGCCCGCCAACTCCAAGACCCACCGCAACCTGATGATCGCCACGCTGGTGCGCGAGGTGCTCACCGGCCTGGACCTGCGCTACCCGCCGGGCGACCCGGCGCTGCAGCAGATACGCATCGAATAG
- a CDS encoding LysR family transcriptional regulator: MAFNSDSVQVFLTVLDHGSFSAAARALSRVPSAVSMTMAHLEAELDVQLFDRSGREPRPTAAARALEPQARLLAGQLQQLNAQALALTQGLEERLTLAIAPELLAARWTEALAALAQEHPLLQIEVLAAPQVDALALLHSGRAQLALVFERPSIDGREGFQEVGTETLVAVMAPQHPVLVAARTAAQARGAPPEDAMLREEHLTTTRQIVVASRDLAQTDPRFVFARHHWRTDNHLAALGLIEAGMGWGWQPRALVQSRIEAGRLVEMPFENLSNGAALWVDVVWSKERPLGLGAARFVALMRDQRALEVELA, from the coding sequence ATGGCCTTCAACTCCGACAGCGTGCAGGTGTTTCTGACGGTGCTCGACCACGGCTCGTTCTCGGCCGCCGCGCGGGCGTTGTCGCGTGTGCCGTCGGCCGTGAGCATGACCATGGCCCATCTGGAGGCCGAACTGGATGTGCAGCTGTTTGACCGCAGCGGGCGCGAGCCCCGCCCCACCGCCGCCGCCCGCGCGCTGGAGCCCCAGGCCCGGCTGCTGGCGGGGCAGCTGCAGCAGCTCAACGCCCAGGCCTTGGCGCTGACCCAGGGGCTGGAGGAGCGGCTCACGCTGGCCATTGCGCCCGAGCTGCTGGCCGCGCGCTGGACGGAGGCGCTGGCGGCACTGGCACAAGAGCACCCGCTGCTGCAGATCGAGGTGCTGGCCGCGCCGCAGGTGGATGCGCTGGCACTGCTGCACAGCGGCCGCGCGCAGCTGGCGCTGGTGTTTGAGCGGCCCAGCATCGACGGGCGCGAGGGCTTTCAGGAAGTGGGCACCGAAACCCTGGTGGCGGTGATGGCGCCACAGCACCCGGTGCTGGTGGCCGCCCGCACTGCGGCCCAGGCGCGCGGCGCCCCGCCTGAAGACGCCATGCTGCGCGAGGAACACCTGACCACCACACGCCAGATCGTGGTCGCAAGCCGCGACCTGGCACAGACCGACCCGCGCTTTGTGTTTGCCCGCCACCACTGGCGCACCGACAACCACCTGGCCGCGCTGGGCCTCATCGAAGCCGGGATGGGCTGGGGCTGGCAGCCGCGCGCGCTGGTGCAGTCGCGCATCGAGGCGGGGCGGCTGGTGGAGATGCCGTTCGAGAATCTGAGCAACGGCGCCGCGCTGTGGGTGGACGTGGTGTGGTCCAAGGAGCGGCCGCTGGGCCTGGGCGCTGCGCGGTTTGTGGCGCTGATGCGGGACCAGCGCGCGTTGGAGGTCGAGCTGGCGTGA
- a CDS encoding argininosuccinate lyase — protein MLSPQRRPARTIILRPTRFLLAPVVGAILAMGQAQAADTLDTACKTTAECQAQVAKIQGLVKGDATSALSKSQDTFYWFGRINMASTVVNVEQGIIPKAQAGRIARGVELSITQATAPGGKRPTDVLQVEKIITDAVGPEATLIHTGRSRQDIHSTLNAAQLRLEMLDFADALDQVRARLITIAQAHTATYVPAYTNGVQAMPISYGHYLMAFADSFARDSARIREAYARINLSPMGTAVLANSSWSINRERLAQLLGFDGLIVNSLDAGQISTYDIPIEATSIASSTAIRVGAFMQDVHTQYHQTRPWLLLASGKTYTSSAMPQKANPGIIQNTRAKASDVVASAQASLWRAHNVTPGMIDYKNTWSPGSAKTFVQGVEMLQQLADVLDSLRIDPARALDELESEWTTSMELAETLQRTHAIPFRVGHHFASDVVVYAKERNIRPKDFPYAEAVRIYREAGKKYDIKDQRLPLTEKEFRRALSPAEMVATRTGTGGPQPQEVTRMVAVAKDVLAKDRVWSGEARQRLLAAEAALNAAFEGVKALP, from the coding sequence ATGCTATCGCCTCAGCGCCGCCCTGCGCGCACGATCATCTTGCGCCCCACCCGCTTCCTGCTCGCCCCGGTCGTGGGCGCCATCCTGGCCATGGGTCAGGCACAGGCTGCAGACACCCTGGACACGGCCTGCAAGACCACGGCCGAATGCCAGGCGCAGGTCGCCAAGATCCAGGGCCTGGTCAAGGGCGATGCCACCAGCGCCCTGTCCAAGTCGCAGGACACCTTCTACTGGTTTGGCCGCATCAACATGGCATCGACCGTGGTCAACGTGGAGCAAGGCATCATCCCCAAAGCCCAGGCAGGCCGCATCGCGCGCGGTGTGGAGCTGTCGATCACGCAGGCGACGGCCCCGGGTGGTAAGCGCCCCACCGATGTGCTGCAGGTCGAGAAAATCATCACCGACGCCGTGGGCCCCGAGGCCACACTGATCCACACCGGGCGCAGCCGCCAGGACATCCACTCCACCCTGAACGCTGCGCAGTTGCGGCTGGAGATGCTGGACTTTGCCGATGCCCTGGACCAGGTGCGCGCACGGCTCATCACCATCGCCCAGGCGCACACCGCCACCTATGTGCCCGCCTACACCAACGGCGTGCAGGCCATGCCCATCAGCTACGGGCACTACCTGATGGCGTTTGCCGATTCGTTTGCGCGCGACTCTGCACGCATCCGCGAGGCCTACGCGCGCATCAACCTCAGCCCCATGGGCACGGCCGTGTTGGCCAACTCCAGCTGGAGCATCAACCGCGAGCGCCTCGCACAGCTGCTGGGGTTTGACGGGCTCATCGTCAACTCGCTGGATGCGGGGCAGATCAGCACGTACGACATTCCTATCGAGGCCACGTCCATCGCCAGCTCCACGGCGATCCGCGTGGGCGCGTTCATGCAGGACGTGCACACCCAGTACCACCAGACCCGGCCATGGCTGCTGCTGGCCAGCGGGAAGACCTACACCAGCAGCGCCATGCCGCAAAAGGCGAACCCGGGCATCATCCAGAACACCCGCGCCAAGGCCAGCGATGTGGTGGCGTCGGCCCAGGCATCGCTGTGGCGCGCCCATAACGTCACGCCCGGCATGATCGACTACAAGAACACCTGGAGCCCCGGCAGCGCCAAGACCTTTGTGCAGGGCGTGGAGATGCTGCAGCAGCTGGCCGATGTGCTGGACTCGCTGCGCATCGACCCGGCCCGCGCGCTGGACGAACTCGAATCCGAATGGACCACGTCGATGGAGCTGGCCGAAACCCTGCAGCGCACCCATGCCATTCCGTTCCGGGTGGGCCACCACTTTGCGTCGGATGTGGTGGTGTATGCCAAGGAACGCAACATCCGGCCCAAGGACTTTCCGTACGCCGAAGCCGTGCGCATCTACCGCGAAGCGGGCAAAAAGTACGACATCAAGGACCAGCGCCTGCCGCTCACGGAAAAGGAATTCCGCCGCGCTTTGTCTCCCGCAGAAATGGTGGCCACCCGCACCGGCACAGGCGGACCGCAGCCCCAGGAGGTCACCCGCATGGTGGCCGTCGCCAAGGACGTTCTTGCCAAAGACCGCGTCTGGTCGGGTGAGGCTCGGCAGCGCCTGCTGGCCGCCGAGGCGGCATTGAACGCGGCGTTTGAGGGGGTGAAGGCGCTGCCCTAG
- a CDS encoding GlxA family transcriptional regulator, whose amino-acid sequence MVSPTSVPQPPLRVALLLYPGCMPAGLFAAADMARAANLRAQASVMDICWAGVDLLPVPTWQGPPLAPTVALQQAEADVVLAPGLWLSSADQLQGPLQQLAPVVQALRALPRRTQVWSYCAGVVLAAASGRLRGQGATATWWLRAALEQQFAQVDWRFDEPLVAGPTATTAAGANGYLPLMLHALAARLSPQALTDLQELLMLPRPRTAHPAFAGHDLMTLADADLRRAMLWVQRSPAADLRLPALAQALGLSPRTLARRVQAHTGLTAALWMRRIKLRQASEALCDTPLPLKRIAEDLGFASEAGLHRAFRQATGQTPLAYRMAHGAR is encoded by the coding sequence ATGGTTTCTCCAACATCCGTACCCCAGCCGCCCCTGCGCGTGGCACTGCTGCTCTACCCGGGCTGCATGCCCGCCGGCCTGTTTGCGGCGGCAGACATGGCACGCGCCGCCAACCTGCGTGCGCAGGCCAGCGTGATGGACATCTGCTGGGCGGGGGTGGACCTGTTGCCCGTGCCCACCTGGCAGGGCCCCCCGCTGGCCCCCACCGTGGCGCTGCAGCAGGCTGAGGCCGATGTAGTGTTGGCGCCGGGCCTGTGGCTCTCGTCGGCCGACCAGCTGCAAGGGCCGCTGCAGCAGCTGGCCCCGGTGGTGCAGGCCTTGCGCGCGCTGCCCCGGCGCACGCAGGTGTGGAGCTACTGCGCGGGCGTGGTGCTGGCGGCCGCCAGCGGGCGGCTGCGCGGCCAGGGGGCTACGGCCACCTGGTGGTTGCGTGCCGCGCTGGAGCAGCAGTTCGCGCAGGTGGACTGGCGCTTTGACGAGCCGCTGGTGGCCGGCCCCACCGCCACCACGGCCGCCGGGGCCAATGGCTACCTGCCGCTGATGCTGCACGCGCTGGCCGCTCGCCTGTCACCCCAGGCGCTGACCGACCTGCAGGAGCTGCTGATGCTGCCCCGCCCCCGCACGGCGCACCCGGCATTTGCCGGGCATGACCTGATGACGCTGGCAGACGCCGACCTGCGCCGCGCCATGCTGTGGGTGCAGCGCAGCCCCGCCGCCGATCTGCGGCTGCCCGCGCTGGCCCAGGCGCTGGGCCTCTCGCCCCGCACACTGGCGCGGCGAGTGCAGGCCCACACGGGCCTGACGGCGGCCCTGTGGATGCGCCGCATCAAGCTGCGCCAGGCCAGCGAGGCGCTGTGCGACACGCCGCTGCCGCTCAAGCGCATTGCCGAAGACCTGGGCTTTGCCAGCGAAGCCGGACTGCACCGCGCGTTCCGCCAGGCCACAGGGCAGACGCCGCTGGCCTACCGCATGGCGCATGGCGCGCGCTGA
- a CDS encoding zinc ribbon domain-containing protein codes for MNHPQRFLPSDDHPYSIFRLPEALTCWQAVAVMGASYLAAALLAALGSMVGHVSIVFPVLLGLLALVLVIAGTSGAGVCLTDLARGRPYRGVLSYCVAGLFSLPKLLGAGLLMLLLYGAVLLGVALVLLVCKLPGIGPVLLVVAVPLLVLTVALALLGYYVAVSIVGPAIWDGERVMHALSITWGITRNHPFAAIGKIIGGLLLSGIFAALVFGLVGVSSAIVGGMAAPIIGTGMGLDWDALVGGYGSSHWVGAGIGYVLVFVTASAFVFLLPLMVGVLTWCEFSDKVDRSTIRSSTDSALNDVNARVAELKDKAQTPVAPAAAPVVAAAAAGATSAAVAAHPGNRCPQCAGVVHADDRFCEHCGHKLQ; via the coding sequence ATGAACCACCCCCAGCGATTTCTGCCCAGCGATGACCACCCGTATTCGATCTTCCGCCTGCCCGAGGCGCTGACCTGCTGGCAGGCCGTGGCTGTGATGGGCGCGTCCTACCTCGCCGCAGCGCTGCTGGCCGCTCTGGGCAGCATGGTGGGCCATGTGTCCATCGTCTTCCCCGTGCTGCTGGGGTTGCTGGCCCTGGTGCTCGTGATTGCGGGCACCAGCGGTGCCGGGGTGTGCCTCACCGACCTGGCGCGCGGCCGCCCCTACCGGGGCGTGCTGAGCTACTGCGTGGCGGGCCTGTTCAGCCTGCCCAAGCTGCTGGGCGCCGGGCTGTTGATGCTGCTGCTGTACGGCGCAGTGCTGCTGGGCGTGGCGCTGGTGCTGCTGGTGTGCAAGCTGCCAGGCATCGGCCCCGTGCTGCTGGTGGTGGCGGTGCCGCTGCTGGTGCTCACGGTGGCGCTGGCGCTGCTGGGGTACTACGTGGCCGTGTCCATCGTGGGCCCTGCGATCTGGGATGGCGAGCGGGTGATGCACGCGTTGTCCATCACCTGGGGCATCACCCGCAACCACCCGTTTGCGGCCATCGGCAAGATCATCGGCGGCCTGCTGCTGTCGGGCATTTTTGCGGCCCTGGTGTTCGGCCTGGTCGGCGTCTCCAGCGCCATCGTGGGGGGCATGGCGGCACCCATCATCGGAACGGGCATGGGGCTGGACTGGGATGCACTGGTGGGGGGCTACGGCAGCAGCCACTGGGTGGGCGCGGGCATCGGGTACGTGCTGGTGTTTGTCACCGCGTCGGCCTTCGTGTTCTTGCTGCCGCTGATGGTGGGCGTGCTCACCTGGTGCGAGTTCTCGGACAAGGTGGACCGGAGCACCATCCGCTCGTCCACCGACTCCGCGCTGAACGACGTCAACGCCCGTGTGGCCGAGCTCAAGGACAAGGCGCAGACTCCGGTGGCCCCCGCTGCTGCACCCGTGGTCGCCGCCGCTGCTGCTGGCGCCACCAGCGCCGCCGTGGCCGCGCACCCGGGCAACCGTTGCCCCCAATGCGCGGGCGTGGTGCACGCGGACGACCGTTTTTGCGAGCACTGCGGCCACAAGCTGCAGTAA
- a CDS encoding MBL fold metallo-hydrolase, producing the protein MLITQLRNATVLLEFPHAGRPVGLLVDPMLAPRGSLPALRYLGTRRQRNPLVDLPPEADAALQRVTHALITHCQRGHFDHLDRAGKQFLRERQIPVLCMPHDAAYLAQRGLQVLPLAGEGRQPFALGGQVTPVACTHGRGWVARFMEHGHGYLLELPGEPSVYLAGDTVLTPPVRDCLQHLRPDVAVLPAGGAQFDLGADILMDAAEVAQAAALTTGAVVVNHLEALDHCPTTRAQVRALAQRGGWAHRLWVPEDGESRHYPWPTVKSNAMNSVAAEA; encoded by the coding sequence ATGCTCATCACCCAATTGCGCAACGCCACCGTTCTGCTGGAGTTCCCGCACGCGGGCCGCCCTGTCGGCCTGCTGGTGGACCCCATGCTCGCGCCCCGGGGCAGCCTGCCTGCGCTGCGCTACCTGGGCACCCGGCGCCAGCGCAACCCGCTGGTGGACTTGCCCCCCGAGGCCGACGCGGCGCTGCAGCGCGTGACCCATGCGCTCATCACCCATTGCCAGCGTGGGCACTTTGACCACCTGGACCGCGCGGGCAAGCAGTTTCTGCGCGAGCGCCAGATTCCCGTCCTCTGCATGCCGCACGACGCCGCCTACCTGGCGCAGCGTGGCCTGCAGGTGCTGCCGCTGGCGGGCGAGGGCCGCCAGCCTTTTGCGCTAGGCGGGCAGGTCACGCCCGTGGCCTGCACCCACGGCCGGGGCTGGGTGGCGCGCTTCATGGAGCATGGCCACGGCTACCTGCTGGAGCTGCCGGGCGAGCCCAGCGTGTACCTGGCAGGCGATACCGTGCTGACGCCCCCAGTGCGCGACTGCCTGCAGCACCTGCGGCCCGATGTGGCCGTGCTGCCCGCCGGTGGCGCCCAGTTCGACCTGGGCGCGGATATCTTGATGGATGCTGCGGAGGTCGCGCAGGCCGCCGCGCTGACGACCGGCGCGGTGGTGGTCAACCACCTGGAGGCCCTGGACCACTGCCCCACCACCCGCGCCCAGGTGCGCGCCCTGGCGCAGCGCGGCGGGTGGGCGCACCGCCTGTGGGTGCCCGAGGACGGCGAGAGTCGGCACTACCCCTGGCCCACCGTCAAAAGCAATGCTATGAATTCAGTAGCTGCAGAGGCATGA
- a CDS encoding LysR family transcriptional regulator — protein sequence MPDLTPSVLFNRILGRVRLKHLQLAIAIADLQSLHRAASSIGLSQPAATHALVELESSLGGPLFERHSKGMRLTRLGEAILPLLRASLVPLQAVAGNAALMQQGAGSALIRIGSIAAGINGLLAAAIPAYFAKHPDAAIDVHEVTIDNLLESIQEGTLDLAICREPAPLPQGFEFRAALRDEFVVACRPRHPLARQAAVTAAELLAQRWLAPPLTGLGPQQVENLFDDLGGVPELCRVSSRSTEIIYAMLTESDMLVCAPASLLRPLVQRKELAVLSWRPQGVGPLGVLVKTDVLANPAHSCHAFIEHVLSLSA from the coding sequence ATGCCAGACTTGACGCCCTCGGTCCTGTTCAACCGCATCCTGGGGCGCGTGCGCCTCAAGCACCTGCAGCTGGCCATTGCGATTGCCGACCTGCAAAGCCTGCACCGCGCGGCCTCTTCCATTGGCCTGAGCCAGCCCGCAGCGACCCACGCACTGGTCGAGCTGGAAAGTTCTCTGGGCGGCCCCCTGTTCGAGAGGCACTCCAAGGGCATGCGGTTGACCCGCCTGGGAGAAGCGATCTTGCCGCTGCTGCGGGCCTCGCTGGTTCCGCTTCAGGCGGTTGCAGGCAATGCGGCGCTGATGCAGCAAGGGGCGGGGTCCGCATTGATCCGCATCGGCAGCATCGCGGCGGGTATCAATGGGCTGCTGGCGGCGGCGATCCCGGCTTACTTCGCCAAGCACCCTGACGCCGCCATCGATGTCCACGAAGTCACGATCGACAATTTGCTGGAGAGCATCCAGGAGGGCACGCTGGACCTGGCGATCTGCCGCGAACCGGCCCCGCTGCCGCAGGGGTTCGAGTTTCGCGCCGCGCTGCGGGATGAGTTCGTGGTGGCCTGTCGCCCCCGGCACCCGCTGGCCCGGCAGGCCGCCGTCACGGCCGCTGAGCTGCTGGCGCAGCGCTGGCTGGCCCCACCGCTCACGGGGCTGGGGCCCCAGCAGGTCGAGAATCTTTTCGACGATCTGGGCGGCGTGCCCGAACTGTGCAGGGTGTCGAGCCGCTCGACAGAAATCATCTACGCCATGCTGACCGAGAGCGACATGCTCGTTTGCGCACCAGCAAGCCTTCTGCGGCCGTTGGTACAGCGCAAAGAACTGGCCGTTCTATCGTGGAGACCCCAGGGTGTGGGGCCTCTTGGCGTGCTGGTCAAAACGGATGTGCTCGCCAACCCGGCCCATTCTTGCCACGCATTCATCGAGCACGTGCTCTCCCTGTCGGCTTGA
- a CDS encoding Glu/Leu/Phe/Val dehydrogenase, with translation MSNPVGAPAAQSHPLPSYLQADHLGPWGNYLQQVDRVTPYLGSLARWVETLKRPKRILIVDVPIELDNGTIAHYEGYRVQHNLSRGPGKGGVRFHQDVTLSEVMALSAWMSVKNAAVNVPYGGAKGGIRVDPKKLSMGELERLTRRYTSEIGLLIGPSKDIPAPDVNTNGQIMAWMMDTYSMNVGATATGVVTGKPVDLGGSLGRVEATGRGVFTVGVEAAKLTGLALDGARVAVQGFGNVGGIAAKLFAEAGAKVVAVQDHTGTIFNSKGVDVPALLAHVKARGGVGGFAGADVMKAEEFWGVDCEILIPAALEGQITKDNAGQIKAKLVIEGANGPTTTEADDILHDKGVLVLPDVIANAGGVTVSYFEWVQDFSSFFWSEDEINARLVRIMQEAFAGIWQVAQEHKVSLRTATFIVACQRILHAREMRGLYP, from the coding sequence ATGTCAAACCCTGTCGGCGCCCCCGCCGCACAATCCCACCCCCTGCCCTCGTACCTGCAGGCCGACCACCTCGGCCCCTGGGGCAACTACCTGCAGCAGGTGGACCGCGTCACCCCTTACCTGGGCAGCCTGGCGCGCTGGGTGGAAACGCTCAAGCGCCCCAAGCGCATCCTGATCGTGGACGTGCCGATCGAGCTGGACAACGGCACCATCGCCCACTACGAAGGCTACCGCGTGCAGCACAACCTGAGCCGGGGCCCCGGCAAGGGTGGCGTGCGTTTTCACCAGGACGTGACGCTGTCGGAAGTGATGGCCCTGTCGGCCTGGATGTCGGTGAAAAACGCGGCGGTGAACGTGCCTTACGGCGGCGCCAAGGGCGGCATCCGTGTGGACCCCAAGAAGCTGTCGATGGGTGAACTGGAGCGCCTGACGCGCCGCTACACCAGCGAGATCGGCCTGCTGATCGGCCCGTCCAAGGACATCCCTGCACCCGACGTGAACACCAACGGGCAGATCATGGCCTGGATGATGGACACCTACTCGATGAACGTGGGCGCCACCGCCACCGGCGTGGTCACCGGCAAGCCTGTGGACCTGGGCGGCTCGCTGGGCCGTGTGGAAGCCACCGGCCGCGGCGTGTTCACCGTGGGCGTGGAAGCCGCCAAGCTGACCGGCCTGGCGCTGGACGGCGCCCGCGTGGCCGTGCAGGGCTTTGGCAACGTGGGCGGCATTGCCGCCAAGCTGTTTGCAGAAGCGGGCGCCAAGGTGGTGGCGGTGCAAGACCACACCGGCACCATCTTCAACAGCAAGGGCGTGGATGTGCCCGCGCTGCTGGCGCATGTGAAGGCCCGGGGCGGCGTGGGCGGCTTTGCCGGCGCCGATGTGATGAAGGCCGAAGAGTTCTGGGGTGTGGATTGCGAGATCCTGATCCCCGCCGCGCTGGAAGGCCAGATCACCAAAGACAACGCGGGCCAGATCAAGGCCAAGCTCGTGATCGAAGGCGCCAACGGCCCCACGACCACCGAGGCCGACGACATCCTGCACGACAAGGGCGTGCTGGTGCTGCCCGACGTGATCGCCAATGCGGGCGGCGTGACGGTGAGCTACTTTGAATGGGTGCAGGACTTCTCCAGCTTCTTCTGGAGCGAGGACGAGATCAACGCCCGCCTGGTGCGCATCATGCAAGAGGCCTTTGCGGGCATCTGGCAAGTGGCGCAAGAGCACAAGGTGAGCCTGCGCACCGCCACCTTCATCGTGGCCTGCCAGCGCATCCTGCACGCGCGCGAAATGCGCGGTCTGTATCCATAA